Proteins encoded in a region of the Oncorhynchus gorbuscha isolate QuinsamMale2020 ecotype Even-year linkage group LG16, OgorEven_v1.0, whole genome shotgun sequence genome:
- the LOC123999957 gene encoding insulin-like growth factor-binding protein complex acid labile subunit isoform X1: MSSLSIIIKSTQRNAVMHTIVLLVLWVLGTSLVLPDPDTGGEKPTEESIPCSKGCTCLHDDYSLELIVYCSARNYTQAPSDVPVSTRSLWLDGNLFTTLPATTFKDLSNLDFLNLQNGQLVSLDSQVFRGLKSLAHIHLERNRIRSLPGTIFQNTPNLASLSLHNNQLSRIEEKLFAGLSHMWLLNLGWNSIAVLPETGFHDLHGLRELVLAGNRLAYLQPQLFQGLTELKELDLTGNHLKVIKGNVFMKLPKLQKLYLAQNQIVTVVPRAFMGMKSLSWLDLTNNKLSALHDETFLGLHSLHVLRLSNNSISGLRPRTFRDLQYLEELCLSYNRIQALGDRIFEGLGHLEVLELEHNQVQEARMGTFMGLSHLAVINLSGSCFRSLPDQVFKGLAKLHSLHLDKGCLTRVTTQAFIGLSGLRRLFLQNNNISVVERQSFVELLGLQQLDLRFNKLEVLTSHTFYGLKNLDYLLLSSNLFRQLPSEALMPLKHLSWLDLSANRLEILHNGTMQLLPRLRYLNLKDNALSSIPPDIPDTLNQLWLTGNRWKCDCSVLPLRDYSLRRPQTVPRQVKTLAEGEEPHTVVTIYNNITCNSPPGLVGHDLRDISNEHFKNC, translated from the coding sequence CTGTTATGCACACCATTGTGCTACTGGTGTTGTGGGTACTGGGGACATCACTGGTGTTGCCAGATCCtgacacagggggagagaaacCTACTGAGGAGTCCATTCCTTGTTCCAAGGGCTGTACCTGTCTACATGACGACTACAGTCTAGAGCTCATTGTCTACTGCAGCGCACGCAACTACACCCAGGCCCCCTCTGACGTGCCTGTCTCCACTCGCTCCCTCTGGCTGGATGGAAACCTGTTCACCACTCTGCCTGCCACCACCTTCAAGGATCTCAGCAACTTGGATTTTCTGAATCTACAGAACGGTCAGCTGGTGTCCCTTGACTCCCAGGTGTTCAGAGGGCTTAAGTCGCTAGCTCACATCCACCTGGAGCGCAACCGCATCCGTTCGTTGCCAGGCACTATCTTCCAGAACACGCCTAACCTCGCCTCGCTTAGTCTCCATAACAACCAACTGTCCCGCATTGAGGAGAAGTTGTTTGCTGGCCTCTCACATATGTGGCTTCTCAACTTGGGGTGGAATTCAATAGCAGTGTTGCCTGAGACAGGGTTCCATGACCTGCATGGCCTGAGGGAGCTGGTGCTGGCTGGGAATAGGCTGGCTTACTTACAGCCACAACTCTTCCAAGGTCTTACTGAGCTGAAGGAGTTGGACCTCACTGGAAATCACCTGAAGGTCATTAAGGGTAATGTGTTTATGAAGCTCCCCAAACTGCAAAAGCTTTACCTGGCCCAGAATCAGATAGTGACGGTGGTACCCAGAGCCTTTATGGGTATGAAGTCCCTCAGTTGGCTGGATCTCACAAACAATAAACTTTCAGCGCTCCACGATGAGACTTTCCTTGGTCTTCACAGCCTCCATGTGCTGCGGCTCTCCAACAATTCCATCAGTGGACTAAGGCCCAGAACATTCCGTGACTTGCAGTATCTTGAAGAACTGTGTCTGAGCTACAACCGGATCCAGGCCTTGGGGGACAGGATCTTTGAGGGGCTTGGGCACCTGGAGGTTCTGGAGCTGGAGCACAACCAGGTGCAGGAGGCCCGGATGGGCACCTTCATGGGCCTCTCTCACCTGGCTGTCATTAACCTGTCTGGCAGCTGTTTCCGCAGTCTTCCAGACCAAGTGTTCAAAGGTCTCGCCAAGCTCCACAGTCTTCACCTGGATAAGGGCTGTCTGACCAGGGTCACGACCCAAGCTTTCATAGGACTATCGGGTCTGCGACGGCTCTTCCTTCAAAACAACAACATCTCTGTGGTGGAGCGCCAGAGCTTCGTGGAACTCTTAGGCCTACAACAACTAGACCTGAGATTCAACAAGCTCGAGGTCTTAACCTCCCACACCTTCTACGGCCTGAAGAACCTGGACTATCTGCTGCTGTCCAGCAACCTGTTCCGTCAACTTCCCTCTGAGGCCCTCATGCCCTTGAAGCATCTCTCGTGGCTGGACCTCTCAGCCAATAGGCTGGAGATCCTGCACAATGGTACCATGCAGCTGCTGCCCAGGCTACGCTATCTAAACCTGAAAGATAACGCTCTTAGCAGCATTCCACCAGATATCCCAGACACCCTAAACCAACTGTGGCTGACAGGGAACCGTTGGAAGTGtgactgcagtgtccttcccctTAGAGACTACAGCTTGAGGAGACCGCAGACGGTGCCCCGGCAAGTGAAAACCCTAGCTGAGGGAGAGGAACCCCACACTGTTGTCACCATTTACAACAATATAACATGCAACAGCCCTCCAGGCTTGGTTGGCCATGACCTGAGGGATATCAGCAacgaacatttcaagaactgcTGA
- the LOC123999957 gene encoding insulin-like growth factor-binding protein complex acid labile subunit isoform X2 yields MHTIVLLVLWVLGTSLVLPDPDTGGEKPTEESIPCSKGCTCLHDDYSLELIVYCSARNYTQAPSDVPVSTRSLWLDGNLFTTLPATTFKDLSNLDFLNLQNGQLVSLDSQVFRGLKSLAHIHLERNRIRSLPGTIFQNTPNLASLSLHNNQLSRIEEKLFAGLSHMWLLNLGWNSIAVLPETGFHDLHGLRELVLAGNRLAYLQPQLFQGLTELKELDLTGNHLKVIKGNVFMKLPKLQKLYLAQNQIVTVVPRAFMGMKSLSWLDLTNNKLSALHDETFLGLHSLHVLRLSNNSISGLRPRTFRDLQYLEELCLSYNRIQALGDRIFEGLGHLEVLELEHNQVQEARMGTFMGLSHLAVINLSGSCFRSLPDQVFKGLAKLHSLHLDKGCLTRVTTQAFIGLSGLRRLFLQNNNISVVERQSFVELLGLQQLDLRFNKLEVLTSHTFYGLKNLDYLLLSSNLFRQLPSEALMPLKHLSWLDLSANRLEILHNGTMQLLPRLRYLNLKDNALSSIPPDIPDTLNQLWLTGNRWKCDCSVLPLRDYSLRRPQTVPRQVKTLAEGEEPHTVVTIYNNITCNSPPGLVGHDLRDISNEHFKNC; encoded by the coding sequence ATGCACACCATTGTGCTACTGGTGTTGTGGGTACTGGGGACATCACTGGTGTTGCCAGATCCtgacacagggggagagaaacCTACTGAGGAGTCCATTCCTTGTTCCAAGGGCTGTACCTGTCTACATGACGACTACAGTCTAGAGCTCATTGTCTACTGCAGCGCACGCAACTACACCCAGGCCCCCTCTGACGTGCCTGTCTCCACTCGCTCCCTCTGGCTGGATGGAAACCTGTTCACCACTCTGCCTGCCACCACCTTCAAGGATCTCAGCAACTTGGATTTTCTGAATCTACAGAACGGTCAGCTGGTGTCCCTTGACTCCCAGGTGTTCAGAGGGCTTAAGTCGCTAGCTCACATCCACCTGGAGCGCAACCGCATCCGTTCGTTGCCAGGCACTATCTTCCAGAACACGCCTAACCTCGCCTCGCTTAGTCTCCATAACAACCAACTGTCCCGCATTGAGGAGAAGTTGTTTGCTGGCCTCTCACATATGTGGCTTCTCAACTTGGGGTGGAATTCAATAGCAGTGTTGCCTGAGACAGGGTTCCATGACCTGCATGGCCTGAGGGAGCTGGTGCTGGCTGGGAATAGGCTGGCTTACTTACAGCCACAACTCTTCCAAGGTCTTACTGAGCTGAAGGAGTTGGACCTCACTGGAAATCACCTGAAGGTCATTAAGGGTAATGTGTTTATGAAGCTCCCCAAACTGCAAAAGCTTTACCTGGCCCAGAATCAGATAGTGACGGTGGTACCCAGAGCCTTTATGGGTATGAAGTCCCTCAGTTGGCTGGATCTCACAAACAATAAACTTTCAGCGCTCCACGATGAGACTTTCCTTGGTCTTCACAGCCTCCATGTGCTGCGGCTCTCCAACAATTCCATCAGTGGACTAAGGCCCAGAACATTCCGTGACTTGCAGTATCTTGAAGAACTGTGTCTGAGCTACAACCGGATCCAGGCCTTGGGGGACAGGATCTTTGAGGGGCTTGGGCACCTGGAGGTTCTGGAGCTGGAGCACAACCAGGTGCAGGAGGCCCGGATGGGCACCTTCATGGGCCTCTCTCACCTGGCTGTCATTAACCTGTCTGGCAGCTGTTTCCGCAGTCTTCCAGACCAAGTGTTCAAAGGTCTCGCCAAGCTCCACAGTCTTCACCTGGATAAGGGCTGTCTGACCAGGGTCACGACCCAAGCTTTCATAGGACTATCGGGTCTGCGACGGCTCTTCCTTCAAAACAACAACATCTCTGTGGTGGAGCGCCAGAGCTTCGTGGAACTCTTAGGCCTACAACAACTAGACCTGAGATTCAACAAGCTCGAGGTCTTAACCTCCCACACCTTCTACGGCCTGAAGAACCTGGACTATCTGCTGCTGTCCAGCAACCTGTTCCGTCAACTTCCCTCTGAGGCCCTCATGCCCTTGAAGCATCTCTCGTGGCTGGACCTCTCAGCCAATAGGCTGGAGATCCTGCACAATGGTACCATGCAGCTGCTGCCCAGGCTACGCTATCTAAACCTGAAAGATAACGCTCTTAGCAGCATTCCACCAGATATCCCAGACACCCTAAACCAACTGTGGCTGACAGGGAACCGTTGGAAGTGtgactgcagtgtccttcccctTAGAGACTACAGCTTGAGGAGACCGCAGACGGTGCCCCGGCAAGTGAAAACCCTAGCTGAGGGAGAGGAACCCCACACTGTTGTCACCATTTACAACAATATAACATGCAACAGCCCTCCAGGCTTGGTTGGCCATGACCTGAGGGATATCAGCAacgaacatttcaagaactgcTGA